GCAACTGACTTGTAATCAGTAGGTCGCTGGTTCGATCCCGGCAGGGGGCTCACTCTTACCATACCGGAGTGCCCGGAAATTGGCTTCTCGCGCTGCGAAAGCCGGTTTCCGGGCTTTTTGCGTTCAGGGGGTTCGGCACTTCTGGGCGTGAAACTTTCACTTTGGAGCGTCGCTGACGCTACCCTACACGCTACCTGTATGGTAACCCAATTTGTGCTGCGGAAGCAGAAGCAAAACAAGGCCGGAGAGTGTCCGGTATACCTGATGGTTTATTTCGACGGTGCCCGGTTGGCTTGTTCCACCGGCGAGAAGTGCAAGCCGTCGGACTGGAACGAAGACCGGCAACAGTTTCGCCGCTCCTACCCGCTGGCGGAGGAGGCCAATGACATGCTGCAGCGAATGGCAGCCGATGTGCTGAAATGGTGGCGCGGGGTACGGGCGTCGGGCGAAGTGCCCACGGTAGCCGGCCTGAAGGCGGCGCTGCACCCTGCCGCGCCCAGTGCGGCGCCGGCACCGCTGCTGCTTGTCGAGGAGCTGTCGGCATTTCGGGAGGTGATGCGGCGCCGGGGGATGATGTGGAACACGCTGCGGCACTACCTGGTGACGGGCAATTGGCTGCGGGACTTTGAGGCGTGGTCGGGACGCCGGCTGACGGTGGCGGGCTACGACCTGGCTACGCACGACGATGTACTGGCTTACCTGCGCGAGGAGCGTGAGTTAAGCACCAATTCGCTGTACACCGTGGGAAAGGACCTACGTCGCCTTTTTGGCTATCTGCGCGACGAGCGGGGGCAAGTGCTGAGCGTGGAGCCGGCCAAGCTGCGCGTGGGCTGGCAGGATACGGATAAGGTCTACCTATCGGCGGAGGAGCTGGAGCGGCTGCGAACGGCGGTGCTGCCGACCACCCTGGCGCCGGTGCGGGACGTGTTCTTGTTTTGCTGCTACACCGGCCTGCGCTACTCGGACGTGCTGCAGCTGCACGGCGGCAACGTGGAGGCCCTGCCCGACGGTTCGGGTCGGGTGTTGCGCCTCACCCAGACCAAGACGCGCACGAAAGTGAGCGTGTACCTGACGGCAGCCGCGGCGGCGCTGCTGGATAAGTACGCCGGGCCAGAGCGAACGGGCAACGGGGCGCGGTTGCTGCCGGTGTACCAGAACCAGGTAATGAACCGCTACCTGAAGCACATCGGACAGTTGTGCGGGTTGCAGCGGGCAGTGGAGCTGGTGGATATCTCGGGCGGGCAAGTGCGCAAGCAGGCGGCGGCGCTGCACGAGCTGGTGACCATGCACACGGCCCGGCACACGTTTGCCACGCAAAGCCTGCTGCGCGGAATGCCGGTGGAGGTGCTGCAGAAGATTATGGGGCACGCCAACATCAAGACCACGCTGGTCTACGCCAAGATTGTCGAGGACTTCCAGCACCAGACCATGCGCCGCATCTGGGAAGGTCAGGGCTCTGCTTCCGACAATGCCGGGGCTCTGGACAGCCGGATTTGCGCCGTGGAAACCGCGGCCTGAGTTAACACATTCAACCCCATAAAGAATGCGGCTCGCCAACCCGGCGGGCCGCATTCTTTATAGCGGTTCTCGGGCCAGTGTACCCTTCGTTTCGCGTTCCAAAGCCTAGGCTTCAAACCATGGGCTATTGAGAGAAGGTAAGCGGGCTGCGAAACTGCATTAGGTGCCGGATGAGGTTGGGTAGCAGGGCGTAGTGGAGGTCGAGAGTTACTGGGAGCAGGGTGGGTGAGGACAGTTAAGGTAGATGTAGGCGCTGCGGTTGGAAGTACTGATACGCATAGGTGTATATAAGTGTAACATTAATCGGCTTTATGTGTAAAAATGTATATTTTTGGAGTCATGAAGCGTATTCAAAATACACTTATATGTATTTCCTGGGTCTGTGCGGCCCATGCTCAAACTTCGGTGCACACCTCTGAGCTGCGGCACCTATTGCCGAAAGCCGGGTTGCCGCCCGTGCATGCGCCCGCTGCGGGGAGCCGTCCGGGCTGGGTTTGGGGCTCGGTTCGGCAAGTGCTGGATGGAGACACCTACGATGTGCAGCTGCCGGCCGGGCGTTTTCGGGCGCGGCTGCAAGAGGTGGACGCGCCGGAGCTGGGACAACCCTACGGCCGGCAGGCGGCGGATTCGGTGGCCGCGCTGCTGCGGGGCCGCTCGGTGCAACTCATGGTCACAGGCAAGGACGGGTACGGCCGGGGGCTGGTAAACATCCGGTGGCGCTCGGCGCGGGGGTGGGTACGGCTGGATTCGGTGGCGGTGGTGCGGGGCTGGGCCTGGGCCTATAATCCGCGCACCACAACGCCCGGCCTAGCGCCCCAGCAGCAGCTGGCCCAGGCCCGGCACCGGGGCCTGTGGAAATGCGGCACGGCCGCGCCGATCCGGCCGGCCGTGTGGCGGGCCTACAACAAGCAAGAAAAAATAGCCGGCTGGGGACGCTGCTCCTGGTAGGCGATGCGCGCAAACAAGCAGCAACAACCTTTCTCACCCTTCAACCCCTTTCAACGATGGCACGCATTTACAGCCCGCTGGGCAACATCAAAGGCAGCATCGGCAACCTCACCTTCTCGGGTGGGACCGGCAACAACCAGCTGCGCCAGAAAATCGCCAGCAATGGCAGCAACACCCCCGCGCAGCAGAACACGCGCAGCCGCTTCAAGCTGCTGGCCGAGCTGTTCCGCAAGTTCGCCGGCGCCGCGCAGGCGGGCCTGAAAACCCAGGGCGGCCGCTCGGCCTACAACCGCTTCGTGCAGCAGAACTTCGTGAACACCCAGGCCGACGCGCAGAACGTGGCCACGGTGGACTACCTGAAGCTGGTGCTGTCGGGCGGCGCGGTGGAGCCGCTCTCGGGCGTGGCGGCCGTGCTGGACGCGGCGGCCGGCAAGGTGACGGTGAGCTTTGCCGACAACTCCAACGGCAACACGGCCGTGGACACCGACCGGGTAAAGGCCGTGCTGGTGCACAAGCAGACCGGCCGCGTGCTTACGCAGGCCGACGAGGACGTGACCCGCACCGACGGCTCGGTGGAGCTGGAGGACGACGCGCTTGTGGGCGCGCAGCCCGCCGACCTGGTGGCCTACGCCTTCGCCTACCGCGCCGACGGCTCGGACGCCTCGGCCACCTCGGCCGTGCAGGTCGGCTAAGGCCGGCGGAGCAAGCCGCTTCGGTCCGTTCAGGACCGGGGCGGCTTTTTGCATCCGGGCCGGATAGCGGCGCTGCCGGGCACCTGGGAGCCACCGGCCGGAAAGCTAGGAGGAGCCCCGGAGCAGCCCGGGTCCGCTACGCGGCCCGGTTCAGTGGTATTTTTTCAACATTACTCTTTGAGGACCATGGCACGCACTGCCTATCAAAAACAAGCCGATACCCGCACGAGAAAGGCGCTGAGCCTGCGGGCCAAATACGACGCCCGCATCCGCAAGTATGCGCAGGCGCTGATTACCGCCATCGGCGGGGCAATGGACGCCAAGAGCCGGCTGGACCGCATCAATCAGCTCTACGGGGTGGACCTGAGTACGGAAACGCTGTTGGCGCACAGCGTGCGCGTGGGCGACTTCGGCCCTCAGCTGGGCACGCTTCTGAATGAAAGCACCCCTGGAGAGGAGGTGCAGCTGTTCAACCCGACGCCCAATGGCAATGGCGGGGTGGCGTTGGCCCCGGAACTGCTCTTCGGGGAATCGCTGCCGCCGATCGGCCTGCCGCCGGTGCTGGATGCCACGCCGACGAAGCCGGCGCCCTCGTTCACGAACACGCTTAGCGCCACGGCCAATTCGGCCGCGGGTGTGACGCTGGCCGCGCAGGCGGGCGACACGCTGGCCTTCACCGCCCTGGCAGACGGCGGCGCGGCGCCGGTGAGCATGGACCTGTACCGCAACGGGCAGCAGGTGGCCGGGGTGGTGTACTTCGACCGCTACACGGGCAAGCCGTTCCGGTTTGAGGACAACACGGGGGCCTACACCTCGGCCTTTGCCCCGGGGAAAGTCAACCTGTAAGCTGCTCGTGGCACTTGGTGGGCCGGCCTGGGCACGCAGCCGGGGCTGGCCCTTTTCTTTCCATTCCAAACGCATTCAAGATGAGCAACATCAACAAGGCCCTGACGGGCATGCTGTACGGCGGGCCGGCGCTGGCGCTGGCCGCGGCGCCGTGGAAAAACAACGTGCAGGCGGTCTACGGCTTCAACGCCGGGGGCGACGCCTACACCGTGTTCAAACCCGGCAGCCTGTTCAACTCGCTCACGCACCTGCAGCCGGACGGCGCGTACATCGTTGCCGCGGCCGCGCCTGGCTTCGAGCTGCCGGGAGCCACGCTGGCGGCCAGCGCCGCACCGGCCGCCGCGCCGCCGGCGCTGACGATCAGCGACGTGTCTTTCGTGACTTTGCCGGAGCGCCCGTACATGCAGCTGACGTGCCGGGTGACGAGCAGCAACGGCGCGGACACGACGGCGGAGGTCTATGCCGCCTACCACTCGTCCAACACCCCCGACCAGGGAGCAGCCACGAGTACGCGGGTGCCCCTGGGGCAGGTGGTTTCGCTGCGCCTGCTGGAGGTACAAAACGACGGGATTTCATCGGGGGATATGATCAGCCTCGTGGCGGTTGCCCCGAGCGGGGGCGTCGGGCGTGCCTCGGCGATGCTGGACGGATAGGGCCCGACCGCGTAGGGCTCGGAACAAAAAGCCGGCTCCCTGAAAGGGGCCGGTTTTTTGGTTGCACGGATTCGGGGGCTGCGGCACAGGGTATTCCGCAGGTGGCCCTGGGGACCTGTTAGGAGACAGAGGGGCTCTCGGACCTTTACAAGAAGCCGGCACCGGTGCTGACGCTGTACCAGAAGCCGCTGAACCGCCAGTCGCTACTTAGTACCAGCGCCCGGCAGCGTTAGCACTCTATTACTTTTCAAGCTGTAAGCTGAAGCTTCCATGACACCATCTAAAACATCCAGCTCTGGGTCTTTGTCGTTTATGTAGTCGATTATTTCGTTCAATTGCGCCTTTTGCTGTGTAGCGGGCGCACTTGAAATATCGAGTTCGTTGATTTCCATCCTGGCTTTGCTGATGCTACCTGTTGAAGCAGGACTCCTGCCAGGAGTAGGAAACTCCCAACGAGGGCCAAAGAGCCAAACAGCTGCGTACATGATCTTGGCCTTTACAGGGTTGGTTCCACCTGCAACGCATGCGTCATAGAACATACGGTGAACCTGGCGCCAGCTCGCTTTATGAAATGATGCGCCTTTATTGTTCTCTGAACTGCAATATGCATCATGGACTAAAGCGGCCCCTACGTAAGGGTCATCGTATCTATCTCCAATGATTGCCAAAGCGGGCTTGGGGATGGACGCTCCATCAGTAATAGTTTGAACTGGGGCAGTCCAGACCTTGCCCGTGGTGTCAGTGTATGTATACAGCTGATTAGAGACGAAATCTTTGGGGGCTTTAACGAGGGGTGCTGTAGGAAGGTTAAAGCTTCCTTTGCGAGGCGGATTTACCCGAATGGCGCTTATGAAAACTAATGCGATGATGAGGAGTCCTAACTTTTTCATGATGCATATAAGGTTGTTTGGAGGTTAGCAAAACCTTATGCTAAGCGCATTGGTAGGAGTACCACTCAGCTCAAGCGTTGCTGCACTAGTAATTGTATAAATATTAATTAATTTATAAATATTCAAAGCAGTGTTTTGATAAAAAGCTTTCAATCTACTTGCTCAGCTGGAGTATAGGCAGCTTCTTGCCTGCAGACTATACCCATTTTCCCATGAGTAGAATAGCTGAATACCGGCTTCATTTAGAAGAAGCCAGACAGCGTGGAATGTTTTCGTCAGACGCATTCGAGGGAGTGGCGGTACCGCGCGGCCGGTACATGCACTACTTCTGGAACGCTCATTGGTTAGGTAGTGGCCTTACCTGGGATGAATTTGAACGGGTGTACGAGGCAGCCCGCAACCATGGGGAGGCGTTATATTACCTCAACAAACGCGGCTTGTCGGAGCAATGGCGCAATACGGAGCGGCTGGTGTCGATGGGTGTACCCTTCGCGCAGGAGTTTTCAGACTGGCTGCACCAAGGGGAACTGCGGGAGTCGCCACCAAGTGCGCTGCTGATGCAGTGCCTGAAGGAGTTGCCGCGGACGAATGCCGAGCACCTGCCGCGGATGATGGAC
The sequence above is drawn from the Hymenobacter sp. YIM 151858-1 genome and encodes:
- a CDS encoding site-specific integrase, with protein sequence MVTQFVLRKQKQNKAGECPVYLMVYFDGARLACSTGEKCKPSDWNEDRQQFRRSYPLAEEANDMLQRMAADVLKWWRGVRASGEVPTVAGLKAALHPAAPSAAPAPLLLVEELSAFREVMRRRGMMWNTLRHYLVTGNWLRDFEAWSGRRLTVAGYDLATHDDVLAYLREERELSTNSLYTVGKDLRRLFGYLRDERGQVLSVEPAKLRVGWQDTDKVYLSAEELERLRTAVLPTTLAPVRDVFLFCCYTGLRYSDVLQLHGGNVEALPDGSGRVLRLTQTKTRTKVSVYLTAAAAALLDKYAGPERTGNGARLLPVYQNQVMNRYLKHIGQLCGLQRAVELVDISGGQVRKQAAALHELVTMHTARHTFATQSLLRGMPVEVLQKIMGHANIKTTLVYAKIVEDFQHQTMRRIWEGQGSASDNAGALDSRICAVETAA
- a CDS encoding DUF6266 family protein, whose translation is MARIYSPLGNIKGSIGNLTFSGGTGNNQLRQKIASNGSNTPAQQNTRSRFKLLAELFRKFAGAAQAGLKTQGGRSAYNRFVQQNFVNTQADAQNVATVDYLKLVLSGGAVEPLSGVAAVLDAAAGKVTVSFADNSNGNTAVDTDRVKAVLVHKQTGRVLTQADEDVTRTDGSVELEDDALVGAQPADLVAYAFAYRADGSDASATSAVQVG
- a CDS encoding thermonuclease family protein; amino-acid sequence: MHTSELRHLLPKAGLPPVHAPAAGSRPGWVWGSVRQVLDGDTYDVQLPAGRFRARLQEVDAPELGQPYGRQAADSVAALLRGRSVQLMVTGKDGYGRGLVNIRWRSARGWVRLDSVAVVRGWAWAYNPRTTTPGLAPQQQLAQARHRGLWKCGTAAPIRPAVWRAYNKQEKIAGWGRCSW
- a CDS encoding DUF1353 domain-containing protein, giving the protein MKKLGLLIIALVFISAIRVNPPRKGSFNLPTAPLVKAPKDFVSNQLYTYTDTTGKVWTAPVQTITDGASIPKPALAIIGDRYDDPYVGAALVHDAYCSSENNKGASFHKASWRQVHRMFYDACVAGGTNPVKAKIMYAAVWLFGPRWEFPTPGRSPASTGSISKARMEINELDISSAPATQQKAQLNEIIDYINDKDPELDVLDGVMEASAYSLKSNRVLTLPGAGTK